In one Hypanus sabinus isolate sHypSab1 chromosome 11, sHypSab1.hap1, whole genome shotgun sequence genomic region, the following are encoded:
- the LOC132401781 gene encoding uncharacterized protein LOC132401781: protein MNWKYKDGVKGKVKIRKAKKDNRINGVESSRRDHTVWPSEIGIDMKGEGSNELKALYMNARSIRNKVDELEAQLEIGKYDVVGITETWLQADRAWEMNIQGFTSYQKNRLTGRGGGVALLVRNDIQSLARGDIETGDVESVWIELRNSKGRKTLMGVSCRPPNSSLDVGCKLNEELKLACRKCNDTVVMGDFNMQVDWENQKGTGPQEREFVECLQDGFLEQLVLEPTREKATLDLVLCNEPDLIRDPKVKEPLGDSDHNMICFNLQFEKEKGKLDVSVLHLNKGNYGAMREELAKVQWNNTLAGKTVEQQWQVFLGIMQKVQDRFIPKRKKDPKGSKGRPWLTREVKGSIKIKEKKYNIAKMNGKPEDWEAFKEQQKITKKAIRQETMRYEDKLAKIIKEDSKSFFRYVNSKKIVKTKIGPFMAERVNLLWGTRKWQMS from the coding sequence atgaactggaaatataaggatggagttaaagggaaagtgaaaataaggaaagctaaaaaggacaacagaatcaatggagtagaaagctcaagaagagatcatacagtatggccaagtgaaataggaattgatatgaaaggagaggggagtaacgaattaaaagcattatatatgaatgcacgaagtataaggaataaagtagatgagcttgaggctcagttggaaattggcaagtacgatgttgtgggaataacagagacatggcttcaagcggacagggcctgggaaatgaatattcaaggctTTACATCTTATCAAAagaacagactgactggcagagggggtggggtggctctgttggtgaggaatgatattcagtcccttgcgaggggggacatagaaacaggggatgtagagtcagtatggatagaactgagaaattctaagggtagaaagaccctaatgggagttagctgcaggcccccaaacagcagtctggatgtagggtgtaagttgaatgaagagttaaaattggcatgccGCAAatgtaatgatacagttgtcatgggggatttcaacatgcaggtagactgggagaatcagaaaggtactggaccccaagaaagagagtttgtggagtgcctccaagatggattcttagaacagcttgtactggagcctaccagggagaaggcaactctagatttagtgttgtgcaatgaaccggatttgatcagggaccccaaggtaaaggaaccattaggagatagtgaccataatatgatatgtttcaacctacaatttgagaaagagaagggaaaattggatgtgtcagtattacatttgaacaaagggaactatggagctatgagggaggagctggccaaagttcaatggaacaataccctagcagggaagacagtggaacaacaatggcaggtatttctgggaataatgcagaaggtgcaggatcggttcattccaaagaggaagaaagatcctaaggggagtaaggggcggccgtggctgacgagggaagtaaagggcagtataaaaataaaagagaaaaagtataacatagcaaagatgaacgGGAAACCGgaagactgggaagcttttaaagagcaacagaagataacaaaaaaggcaatacgccaagaaacaatgaggtacgaagataaactagccaagattataaaggaggatagtaaaagcttctttaggtatgtgaatagcaaaaaaatagttaagaccaaaattgggccatttatGGCagaacgggtgaatttattatggggaacaaggaaatggcagatgagttga